The following are from one region of the Mesorhizobium sp. B4-1-4 genome:
- a CDS encoding GumC family protein, with translation MEGSVAGRAKRPRTTQMAVAALETNPRMRQPLSEPLEPSSPFRQLVVTLATRKWFLLAIAVLGGVLAGLAGLARPVLYEATTQVIIDAPTGGASSGSAGSVQDLLDSSIDDHLTMLSSQAHLRRVLASLRKAQAANAAGKSGSSLVPADQHTAGSFLGDLLNRVWPQGKPAAGSPEAADAAELKALRNEMRVGQELRSRVISIGFTDASPARAALVANTFAQVYIDDLTQKRRALDQVELQSLVAGLPQVQSDLVDATNRLETYRLTHGAVDQSAANNAANERAELSRQISLSKADLSASEAHLERIEDLRKAGAPVSAVAEEIGSPVLADLMARQLGAGADEGQGNAINREMDQDIARIAAEAKVYRAQVAALEEHERVLDTAVSDTASQLSGLRALEPQVTIVTQRYNELLGRRQELMQHIAAPSPGVAILSMAWPPSTPKTLPAVFLVPPGMIVFGLMGAIFVMVRNAFNQTLRSEAEAEAELGIPCVGLLPKVSGLHAKQLRDQVLSQLTSPFSRAVTSVLVTAAPTQGRGHPPHIILVTSSVRDDGKTELAWSLALAATRLGGRVLFLDLDRKDVRLTNEFRGEFSTVKARNSFGDYVSDRCVLQDAVTRMPEIGIDLMAAPAPSDDLLTLLSTVDRSQFTDELLSVYDIIIMNGPLGLGGPETRLLKRWADAVLFAVRWARTRRSIARGVLESLRAGGSVSVPVGSVLTQVNLKKHAGYSLGNSADLLLTRV, from the coding sequence ATGGAAGGTTCCGTAGCTGGCCGCGCCAAACGTCCGCGCACCACGCAAATGGCCGTCGCTGCGCTCGAAACAAATCCGCGGATGAGGCAACCGCTAAGCGAGCCCCTGGAGCCGTCGTCTCCTTTCCGTCAGCTTGTCGTCACCTTGGCGACGAGAAAATGGTTCTTGCTTGCCATCGCCGTTCTGGGTGGCGTCCTTGCTGGTCTCGCCGGTCTTGCTCGTCCGGTTCTGTATGAGGCGACGACGCAGGTAATCATCGACGCTCCAACTGGCGGTGCTTCCTCGGGCAGCGCAGGGTCCGTTCAGGATTTGCTGGATTCGAGCATCGATGACCATCTGACGATGCTCTCCTCGCAAGCCCATTTGCGTCGAGTTCTGGCGTCGCTGCGCAAAGCGCAGGCGGCCAACGCTGCCGGAAAGAGTGGCTCCAGCCTCGTTCCCGCCGATCAGCACACCGCAGGCTCGTTCCTGGGCGATCTCCTGAACCGGGTGTGGCCGCAGGGCAAGCCGGCGGCGGGAAGTCCGGAAGCGGCGGACGCGGCCGAACTGAAGGCGCTTCGGAACGAAATGAGGGTCGGACAAGAGCTGCGGTCGCGGGTCATCTCCATCGGCTTTACCGATGCCAGTCCGGCCCGTGCTGCGCTTGTCGCGAACACATTCGCTCAGGTCTATATTGACGACCTCACACAGAAACGACGTGCATTGGACCAGGTCGAACTGCAATCGCTGGTCGCCGGCCTGCCGCAAGTGCAAAGCGATCTGGTCGACGCAACCAACCGTCTGGAGACGTATCGGCTGACCCACGGCGCCGTCGATCAAAGTGCGGCCAACAATGCGGCCAATGAGAGAGCGGAACTCAGCCGACAGATTTCCCTGTCGAAAGCCGATCTCTCCGCCTCGGAAGCGCATCTTGAACGTATCGAGGATCTGCGGAAGGCGGGCGCGCCCGTTTCGGCGGTCGCTGAAGAAATCGGATCGCCGGTGCTGGCCGACCTGATGGCTCGCCAGCTGGGCGCTGGTGCGGACGAGGGTCAGGGGAATGCGATCAACCGTGAGATGGACCAGGACATCGCGCGCATCGCAGCCGAGGCAAAAGTCTACCGCGCCCAGGTTGCGGCGCTGGAAGAACACGAAAGAGTGCTCGACACGGCGGTGTCCGACACTGCGAGCCAGCTTTCCGGCTTGCGTGCACTTGAGCCTCAGGTGACCATCGTAACGCAGCGATACAACGAGCTTCTTGGCCGGCGACAGGAGTTGATGCAGCACATCGCCGCTCCATCACCCGGAGTAGCGATCCTTTCGATGGCATGGCCGCCGTCAACTCCGAAGACGCTGCCGGCAGTTTTCCTGGTCCCGCCCGGCATGATCGTGTTCGGGCTGATGGGGGCGATTTTCGTCATGGTCCGCAACGCCTTCAATCAGACCTTGCGCAGTGAAGCCGAGGCCGAAGCCGAGCTTGGGATTCCGTGCGTGGGGTTGCTTCCCAAGGTTTCGGGACTTCACGCGAAACAGTTGCGGGATCAGGTTCTGAGCCAGCTGACCTCACCGTTCAGCCGTGCCGTGACGTCCGTTCTTGTCACCGCTGCGCCAACTCAGGGGAGGGGGCATCCGCCACACATCATCCTCGTAACGTCCAGCGTCCGGGACGACGGCAAGACCGAGTTGGCATGGAGTTTGGCGCTTGCGGCAACACGGCTGGGAGGAAGGGTGCTTTTCCTCGACCTTGACCGCAAGGACGTGCGGCTTACGAACGAGTTTCGGGGCGAATTCAGCACTGTCAAGGCTCGCAACTCCTTTGGGGACTATGTAAGTGACCGCTGTGTTCTGCAGGACGCAGTCACGAGAATGCCAGAAATCGGCATCGATCTCATGGCTGCTCCAGCACCCTCGGATGACCTGCTGACGCTTCTGTCGACCGTGGACAGGTCCCAGTTTACCGATGAGTTGCTCTCGGTTTACGACATCATCATCATGAACGGACCCTTGGGTCTCGGAGGGCCTGAAACCAGGCTTCTGAAGCGCTGGGCGGATGCGGTGCTTTTTGCCGTTCGCTGGGCCAGGACGCGGCGCAGCATTGCCCGCGGTGTTCTGGAATCACTGCGGGCCGGTGGGTCCGTCAGCGTTCCAGTGGGAAGTGTGCTCACGCAGGTGAATCTCAAGAAGCATGCTGGCTACAGTCTCGGAAACAGCGCCGACCTCCTGCTGACGAGGGTTTGA